From a single Paramisgurnus dabryanus chromosome 17, PD_genome_1.1, whole genome shotgun sequence genomic region:
- the zfp36l1a gene encoding mRNA decay activator protein ZFP36L1a, whose translation MTTAVVSPFFDFSEVIINNKNKMLNYNNNILSTPHPVSVPCTGANLPISNPTGSLLDRKAVGTPSTGGVYQRRHSITSASTKLNQNQFLNFAKADQSLLGLGTGSTGSSNKENRLRDRSFSETGDRLLQKCSGPGGPNSQVNSSRYKTELCRPFEENGACKYGDKCQFAHGIHELRSLSRHPKYKTELCRTFHTIGFCPYGPRCHFIHNAEERRGPPPTPSPLSTSNKMERPRLQHSYSFAGFPSSGGLRDSPTSVTPPPMFSPDELLEWPSSNPFTYSSQELANLFSPGLGCVPISCSDPSTQAPSSPTTTSYYFRAMSESPQLFESPSSQPDSLSDQEGYQSSSGGSTSGSESPVLDTTRRLPIFSRLSISDD comes from the exons ATGACCACAGCCGTGGTATCGCCTTTCTTCGACTTTAGCGAAGTGATCATCAACAACAAG AACAAAATGCTGAACTATAATAATAACATCCTCAGTACTCCACACCCTGTCTCTGTCCCTTGCACGGGGGCAAATCTGCCCATCTCCAACCCCACTGGGAGCCTGCTGGACAGGAAGGCAGTAGGGACACCCTCCACAGGTGGGGTTTATCAGCGCCGGCACTCTATCACTTCGGCCAGCACCAAACTCAACCAAAACCAGTTCTTGAACTTTGCTAAAGCAGATCAGTCCCTGCTCGGTTTAGGGACGGGAAGCACCGGCAGCAGCAACAAAGAGAACCGACTTCGAGACCGCTCTTTCTCCGAGACGGGGGATCGCCTGCTGCAGAAGTGTTCGGGCCCTGGAGGCCCCAACAGTCAGGTCAACTCGAGTCGCTACAAGACCGAGTTGTGCAGGCCTTTCGAGGAGAACGGTGCGTGCAAGTACGGTGACAAGTGCCAGTTTGCCCATGGCATTCACGAGTTGCGAAGCCTGAGCCGCCATCCCAAGTACAAGACGGAGCTTTGCCGCACATTCCACACCATCGGCTTCTGCCCCTATGGGCCGCGGTGCCACTTCATTCACAATGCGGAGGAGCGCCGTGGACCACCGCCTACCCCGTCCCCCCTTTCCACCTCCAATAAGATGGAAAGGCCACGGCTGCAACACAGCTACAGTTTTGCGGGCTTCCCCAGCTCTGGAGGCTTAAGGGACAGCCCGACCTCCGTCACCCCTCCACCCATGTTTTCCCCCGACGAGCTGCTCGAGTGGCCCAGCAGCAACCCCTTCACGTATTCCAGCCAGGAGCTGGCCAACCTCTTTAGCCCCGGCCTGGGCTGCGTGCCCATATCTTGCTCTGACCCCTCCACCCAGGCACCATCTTCCCCAACCACAACCTCTTACTACTTTCGAGCCATGTCAGAATCTCCCCAACTTTTTGAGTCTCCATCCAGCCAACCAGACTCTCTTTCTGACCAAGAGGGCTATCAGAGCAGCTCGGGTGGAAGTACGAGCGGCTCCGAATCACCTGTCCTCGACACCACCCGCCGATTGCCCATCTTCAGCAGGCTTTCCATCTCTGATGACTAA